In one Sphingobacterium daejeonense genomic region, the following are encoded:
- a CDS encoding dimethylarginine dimethylaminohydrolase family protein — MLKLNVRNETNRLSAVILGIANSNGPTPTAEEAYDPKSLEHILAGTYPSESDMVFELTAFKDVLNRYGVEVYRPETIENLNQIFTRDIGFVIDDYFIKSNILPDRAKEWEAILYIIDQIDPQKVITAPEHIHMEGGDVILWKEYIFIGTYSGEDYSQINTARTNKAGVEFIKEKFPNKIVKDFDLIKSMTNPRANALHLDCCFQPVGEEKAIIFPGGFRKKEDVDFLKDLFGENNLFQISADEMYEMFSNVFSISPNVVVSEKNFTRLNNWLREQNIIVEKIPYHEIGKQEGLLRCSTLPLIRK; from the coding sequence ATGCTTAAATTAAACGTTAGGAATGAAACCAACCGCCTGTCTGCCGTCATATTAGGAATAGCAAATAGCAATGGCCCCACTCCTACTGCCGAAGAAGCCTATGACCCAAAATCATTAGAACACATCCTTGCAGGAACATATCCCAGTGAATCAGATATGGTATTCGAACTAACAGCGTTCAAAGATGTGTTAAACAGATATGGTGTGGAAGTTTACCGCCCTGAAACCATAGAAAACCTGAACCAGATATTTACCAGAGATATAGGATTCGTAATCGACGACTATTTCATCAAATCCAATATCCTCCCCGATAGAGCAAAAGAATGGGAAGCAATTCTTTACATCATTGATCAAATCGACCCCCAAAAAGTAATTACAGCTCCTGAACATATACATATGGAAGGTGGAGATGTAATCCTATGGAAAGAATATATTTTTATTGGAACTTATTCCGGAGAAGACTATTCTCAAATAAATACCGCAAGGACCAATAAAGCCGGTGTAGAATTTATTAAAGAAAAGTTCCCGAATAAAATTGTCAAAGATTTTGATCTAATCAAGTCTATGACAAACCCAAGAGCAAATGCCTTGCACCTGGACTGTTGTTTTCAACCTGTTGGCGAAGAAAAAGCGATCATATTTCCAGGAGGATTCAGAAAAAAAGAAGACGTTGATTTTCTAAAAGACCTTTTTGGTGAAAACAACTTATTTCAAATCTCAGCGGATGAGATGTATGAAATGTTCTCCAATGTTTTCTCCATATCCCCAAATGTAGTAGTTAGTGAAAAGAACTTTACTCGGCTGAACAATTGGCTGCGAGAGCAAAATATAATTGTTGAGAAAATCCCTTACCATGAAATCGGAAAACAAGAAGGCTTACTTCGTTGTTCTACTTTACCCCTAATAAGAAAATAA
- the gcvP gene encoding aminomethyl-transferring glycine dehydrogenase, protein MSNVFYQEKFEDRHNGPSSAQVEEMLNVLGVGSVDELIEQTVPAQIRKKQALNLPPALSEVAYLEKIAQIAEKNKVFKSYIGQGYNDVILPGVIQRNVFENPGWYTQYTPYQAEIAQGRLQALLNFQTMVSDLTGLEIANASLLDEATAAAEGMFMLYSTRKNKDANVFLVTPNVYPQTLDVLQTRAVPFGVEIRVADLTVENLTDDVFATFVQYPAADGTVNDYKEFAAYAHDKDITVCVATDLMSLALLTPPGEWGADVVVGNSQRFGVPMGFGGPHAAFFATKDSYKRNIPGRIIGVTSDSNGEYALRMALQTREQHIRRDKASSNICTAQALLAIMASFYAVYHGPQGIKNIAQRINDLTKLTDKAIQALGYKQVNKSYFDTLRFELGEEVGGLKSEALNNEVNFFYQDGTVGISIDETTTFEDIQTIVKVFAKIKGKSANDVDLESLVKEIGTSIPEELERSSEYLTHPVFNSYHSESEMLRYIKSLEAKDLSLCHSMIPLGSCTMKLNATTEMVPVTWARFGGLHPFAPADQTGGYMQLINELNDWLCEITGFAKMSFQPNSGAQGEYAGLMVIRAYHHSRGDFERNICLIPASAHGTNPASASMAGLKVVVVKCDERGNIDVEDLRAKATEHAAHLNSLMVTYPSTHGVFEEPIIEICNIIHENGGQVYMDGANMNAQVGLTSPGFIGADVCHLNLHKTFCIPHGGGGPGMGPIGVAEHLVPFLPNHEIIEISGEEGISAVSAAPFGSASILVISHAYIAMMGAEGLTNATKTAILNANYIKARLEQHYPVLYAGANGRCAHEMILDCRAFKNAGIEVADIAKRLMDYGFHAPTVSFPVAGTLMVEPTESESKAELDRFCDALIAIRSEIAAVESGDADQKDNVLKNAPHTARVVTADEWDRPYSRQTAAYPIEYLRVNKFWPSVGRVNDSQGDRTLICSCPPMEAYAEI, encoded by the coding sequence ATGAGTAACGTATTTTACCAAGAAAAATTTGAGGATCGTCATAATGGTCCTAGCTCTGCCCAAGTAGAGGAAATGTTAAACGTGCTTGGTGTTGGGTCAGTAGATGAACTGATCGAGCAGACCGTTCCTGCACAAATCCGCAAGAAACAAGCTTTAAATCTTCCTCCAGCGCTTAGCGAAGTTGCTTATTTGGAAAAAATCGCTCAAATAGCAGAAAAAAACAAGGTTTTCAAGTCGTATATCGGTCAAGGATATAATGATGTAATCCTTCCAGGAGTTATTCAACGTAATGTTTTCGAGAATCCAGGATGGTATACACAATATACACCATACCAAGCTGAAATCGCTCAAGGACGTCTTCAAGCATTATTAAACTTCCAAACAATGGTTTCGGACTTAACAGGTTTGGAAATCGCGAATGCATCCTTATTGGATGAGGCTACTGCAGCAGCAGAAGGTATGTTTATGCTGTACAGCACTCGTAAGAATAAAGATGCTAATGTCTTCTTGGTTACTCCAAATGTTTACCCTCAAACTTTAGACGTTTTACAAACTAGAGCTGTTCCATTTGGTGTTGAGATCCGTGTTGCTGACCTAACAGTCGAAAATCTGACTGACGATGTGTTTGCAACATTTGTACAATATCCAGCTGCCGACGGTACTGTAAATGACTATAAAGAATTTGCTGCATATGCTCATGATAAAGATATCACGGTTTGTGTGGCTACAGATTTAATGTCTTTGGCATTATTGACGCCTCCAGGAGAATGGGGTGCTGATGTTGTGGTAGGTAACTCACAACGCTTTGGTGTACCAATGGGATTTGGTGGACCTCACGCAGCATTTTTCGCTACTAAAGATAGCTACAAACGTAATATTCCAGGAAGAATCATTGGCGTAACTTCTGATTCGAACGGTGAATATGCATTGCGTATGGCCTTACAGACACGTGAACAACATATTCGTAGAGATAAAGCTTCTTCCAACATCTGTACTGCTCAAGCTCTATTGGCTATTATGGCATCATTCTACGCTGTATATCATGGTCCTCAAGGCATCAAAAATATTGCTCAGCGCATCAACGATCTGACCAAACTGACTGATAAAGCTATTCAAGCATTAGGATACAAACAAGTAAATAAATCTTACTTTGATACTCTTCGTTTTGAATTAGGTGAAGAAGTTGGTGGATTGAAAAGTGAAGCTTTGAACAATGAAGTAAATTTCTTCTACCAAGATGGTACTGTAGGAATTTCAATCGATGAAACAACAACTTTTGAAGATATCCAGACTATTGTTAAGGTATTTGCTAAAATCAAAGGAAAATCTGCTAATGATGTAGATTTGGAATCATTGGTTAAGGAGATCGGTACTTCTATTCCTGAGGAATTGGAAAGATCTTCAGAATACTTAACCCACCCTGTATTTAACAGCTACCACTCAGAAAGTGAGATGCTACGTTATATCAAGTCTCTTGAGGCAAAAGATCTTTCTTTGTGTCATTCTATGATTCCTTTGGGATCATGTACAATGAAATTGAATGCAACAACAGAGATGGTTCCTGTGACTTGGGCACGTTTTGGAGGCTTGCATCCATTTGCGCCAGCTGACCAAACAGGAGGATATATGCAATTGATCAATGAATTAAACGATTGGTTGTGTGAGATTACTGGTTTTGCTAAGATGTCATTCCAACCAAACTCAGGTGCTCAAGGTGAATATGCTGGATTAATGGTAATCCGTGCTTATCACCATAGCCGTGGTGACTTTGAGAGAAACATCTGTTTGATTCCTGCTTCTGCGCATGGTACAAACCCAGCTTCTGCATCGATGGCAGGATTAAAAGTTGTGGTTGTTAAATGTGACGAACGAGGAAATATTGATGTTGAGGATTTAAGAGCGAAAGCAACTGAGCATGCTGCTCACTTAAATTCATTAATGGTTACTTATCCATCTACTCACGGTGTATTTGAGGAGCCTATTATTGAGATCTGTAATATCATACATGAAAATGGTGGTCAGGTATATATGGACGGTGCAAATATGAATGCTCAGGTAGGCTTGACAAGTCCTGGATTTATCGGAGCTGACGTTTGTCACTTAAACTTGCACAAGACATTCTGTATTCCACATGGTGGTGGTGGTCCAGGTATGGGTCCTATCGGTGTAGCGGAACACTTGGTTCCTTTCTTGCCTAACCATGAGATTATAGAGATTTCAGGAGAAGAAGGTATCTCTGCAGTTTCTGCTGCTCCATTTGGTTCTGCTTCAATTTTAGTTATTTCTCATGCATATATCGCTATGATGGGTGCTGAAGGATTAACCAATGCAACCAAAACAGCAATCTTGAACGCAAATTATATTAAAGCTCGTTTAGAGCAACACTACCCAGTATTATATGCTGGTGCGAATGGTCGTTGTGCACACGAGATGATTTTGGATTGTCGTGCCTTCAAAAATGCCGGAATCGAAGTTGCCGATATCGCTAAGCGTTTAATGGACTATGGTTTCCATGCTCCAACTGTTTCATTCCCTGTTGCTGGTACCTTAATGGTTGAGCCAACGGAGTCTGAGTCTAAAGCAGAGTTAGACAGGTTCTGTGATGCATTGATCGCTATCCGTTCTGAAATTGCTGCGGTTGAAAGTGGTGATGCTGATCAAAAAGACAATGTCTTGAAAAATGCTCCACACACTGCAAGAGTAGTAACTGCAGACGAATGGGACAGACCATATTCACGTCAAACTGCTGCTTATCCTATTGAGTACTTAAGAGTCAACAAATTCTGGCCTTCAGTAGGTCGTGTTAATGATTCTCAAGGTGACAGAACATTGATCTGTTCATGTCCTCCAATGGAAGCATACGCAGAGATTTAA
- a CDS encoding 3-keto-disaccharide hydrolase, producing the protein MKTYISILIIFSFLFLGIQFAVAQQKLFQFGVEKSFDESILNGKGKGKPIQWFDVNTSDTTWKAKGKLLQNSGNPIGVVRSEKMYENFIMHVEWRHLEKGGNSGIFVWCDAKADPNSRLPMGMEVQMLELDWVNQHAVNGQQQPIAYVHGELFGAGGMTASPDNPRGVRSKSLENRCLGVGEWNKYTVVCVDGTVKLAVNGKFVNSIRLASKRKGYLCLEAEGAKMEFRNLQIIELEPGMDRPEFVVDAL; encoded by the coding sequence ATGAAAACCTATATTTCTATCCTCATTATCTTTAGTTTTCTTTTTTTAGGTATCCAATTTGCGGTAGCTCAGCAGAAACTTTTTCAATTTGGTGTTGAAAAGAGTTTTGATGAATCCATTTTGAATGGCAAAGGAAAGGGCAAGCCTATTCAATGGTTTGATGTTAACACTTCTGATACGACTTGGAAGGCGAAGGGCAAATTGCTGCAGAACAGTGGTAATCCGATTGGTGTTGTAAGGTCGGAGAAGATGTATGAGAATTTTATTATGCACGTTGAGTGGCGTCATTTGGAGAAGGGGGGTAATTCGGGGATTTTTGTGTGGTGTGATGCTAAAGCTGACCCTAATTCCAGGCTGCCAATGGGAATGGAAGTGCAGATGTTGGAGTTGGATTGGGTGAACCAGCATGCTGTTAATGGACAACAACAGCCCATTGCTTATGTCCATGGGGAGTTGTTTGGTGCTGGAGGAATGACCGCATCGCCAGATAATCCAAGGGGAGTGCGCAGCAAATCGCTGGAGAACAGATGTCTTGGTGTTGGAGAATGGAACAAGTATACGGTTGTATGCGTTGATGGAACTGTGAAACTCGCTGTAAATGGAAAATTTGTAAACAGCATCCGCCTTGCATCTAAGCGTAAAGGCTATCTTTGTTTAGAGGCGGAAGGTGCAAAAATGGAGTTTAGAAACTTACAGATCATTGAACTGGAACCGGGAATGGATCGACCAGAATTTGTTGTAGATGCCTTATAG
- a CDS encoding N-acetylmuramoyl-L-alanine amidase — protein MMIKRYLVYFTVALALSSCGGGKYASTEKIYKKKAKDFSEVYKEAPVKGQLERVNTNNKEWIASTNFGVRKPNYVMIHHTAQKDLDQTVRTFHNEKVGVSSHYVIGRDGKVVQMVNDLYRAHHAGLGRWGNDTDMNSSSIGIELDNNGISDPWPEVQINALVQLLAYLKETYKIPQANFIGHMDYAPTRKNDPSRFPWKILAEKGFGYWYDDVLENPPIGFDPKIALRVIGYDVKNLDAAIKGFKHHYTQMDVSSATLTEHDLKILYSVLKKYL, from the coding sequence ATGATGATAAAAAGATACTTAGTTTATTTTACTGTTGCCTTAGCACTTAGCTCTTGTGGGGGTGGAAAGTATGCTAGCACAGAGAAAATTTATAAGAAGAAAGCGAAAGACTTTTCTGAAGTTTATAAGGAAGCGCCTGTAAAAGGGCAGTTGGAAAGAGTTAATACCAATAATAAGGAATGGATTGCTTCGACAAATTTTGGTGTTAGAAAGCCAAATTATGTTATGATCCATCATACTGCACAGAAAGATTTGGATCAAACGGTGAGAACCTTTCATAATGAAAAGGTTGGTGTTAGCTCACATTATGTGATTGGTCGAGATGGGAAAGTGGTCCAAATGGTGAATGATCTATACCGTGCTCATCATGCTGGTTTAGGCCGTTGGGGCAATGATACCGACATGAACTCATCATCTATTGGGATAGAACTGGACAATAATGGAATCAGTGATCCATGGCCAGAGGTTCAGATCAATGCCTTGGTTCAATTGTTGGCTTATTTGAAAGAAACTTATAAAATCCCTCAGGCAAACTTTATCGGCCATATGGACTATGCTCCAACGCGGAAGAATGATCCTTCACGATTCCCGTGGAAGATTTTAGCTGAAAAGGGTTTTGGATATTGGTATGATGATGTTTTGGAGAATCCGCCTATTGGATTTGATCCGAAGATTGCATTAAGAGTTATAGGCTATGACGTAAAGAATTTAGATGCTGCGATTAAAGGGTTTAAGCATCACTATACTCAGATGGATGTGAGCAGTGCGACCTTAACTGAGCATGATCTGAAGATTCTGTATTCAGTCCTTAAAAAGTATTTATAA
- a CDS encoding nicotinamide mononucleotide adenylyltransferase, with translation MAREIYETKRKALKINLNPDIYGTFAEIGAGQEVARNFFEAGAASGTIAKTMSAYDMAFSDAIYGVEDSGRYVSRTRLTKMLDHEYNLLTERLHGEKYCSKTFFAFADTVTTLNFTKTNEPHGWIGIRFQHEVGGPTNDIIIHVRLLDSDNRLQTKVLGILGVNLVFAAYYYSENPQTMIESLVDNLSVGSVEIDLVKVSGPLFEKANERLLNLYLIAKGFSKAAIFKPDGKAAQIKDYLYKKNIIILRTKYRQKSNPNFDLFNLAVEEFLKNTKAVPENTVVLIEVLMGNVLDENTNISNEDLIYFAERAEYLCSTGNNILVSNFRRNNHLAEFVQTFKPKHVGIATNTANLKNIFNTDNYNKENYTNELLSYISGMFSKNVKLYAYPYLDKKSDKIITTKNLPVAEEAKPLFDFLINNRYIVDIENYDEKFVKTV, from the coding sequence ATGGCAAGAGAAATTTACGAAACCAAGCGAAAAGCGTTAAAAATTAACCTTAATCCTGATATTTACGGGACTTTTGCAGAAATCGGAGCAGGACAGGAAGTCGCCCGCAATTTCTTCGAAGCAGGTGCCGCATCCGGAACCATTGCGAAGACAATGTCAGCTTATGACATGGCCTTCAGTGACGCAATCTATGGAGTAGAAGATTCAGGAAGATATGTGAGCAGAACAAGGCTCACAAAAATGCTTGACCATGAATACAACCTGCTAACAGAACGCCTTCATGGTGAAAAATACTGCAGTAAAACATTCTTCGCTTTTGCCGATACCGTAACAACCCTTAACTTCACTAAAACTAACGAACCTCATGGATGGATAGGAATCAGATTCCAACATGAAGTCGGCGGCCCTACAAACGATATCATTATCCACGTAAGGCTATTGGACAGTGACAATAGATTGCAGACCAAAGTATTGGGGATATTAGGGGTAAATCTAGTTTTTGCAGCATATTACTACTCAGAGAACCCACAGACAATGATCGAATCTCTTGTCGACAACCTATCAGTAGGTTCTGTGGAAATCGACCTGGTGAAAGTTTCAGGCCCATTGTTTGAAAAGGCAAATGAACGCCTGTTGAACCTGTATTTAATCGCAAAAGGATTCTCCAAAGCTGCCATCTTCAAACCTGATGGAAAAGCAGCACAGATAAAAGACTATCTATACAAAAAGAACATCATCATCCTGCGCACCAAATACCGCCAGAAATCAAATCCTAACTTTGATCTCTTTAACCTCGCTGTCGAGGAGTTCTTAAAAAATACAAAGGCAGTTCCAGAAAACACGGTTGTGCTGATTGAGGTACTGATGGGGAATGTTCTGGATGAAAACACCAATATATCCAATGAAGATTTGATCTATTTCGCCGAACGTGCAGAATACCTATGTTCCACAGGAAACAATATCTTGGTTTCAAACTTCAGAAGGAACAACCACTTGGCAGAGTTCGTTCAGACTTTCAAACCAAAGCATGTCGGCATCGCAACAAATACGGCCAATTTGAAGAATATCTTCAACACCGATAATTACAACAAAGAAAACTACACAAACGAACTCCTAAGCTATATCTCAGGGATGTTCAGTAAAAACGTGAAGCTATATGCATACCCTTATCTGGACAAAAAATCAGATAAAATTATAACCACCAAAAATCTCCCTGTAGCCGAAGAAGCTAAACCTTTGTTTGACTTCCTAATCAACAATAGATATATCGTGGATATCGAAAACTATGACGAGAAATTCGTAAAAACAGTATAA
- a CDS encoding NUDIX hydrolase — protein MEKWKTIDSKYIIQRPWATLRVDKLEMPNGNIKDEYYVLEYPTWVNMVAITEDNQVIFVKQYRHGASQIMVELPAGVVEENEDPEIAARRELLEETGYAFDDISYVCELYANPATSGNLTYTYLLTGGRKVQEQELDPSEDIDVVLMDLEDAKLFLFDNKIGQALHTSALFYTLKKLGKL, from the coding sequence ATGGAAAAATGGAAAACAATAGACTCTAAATATATTATTCAACGTCCTTGGGCAACTCTTCGCGTCGACAAGCTGGAGATGCCCAATGGCAATATAAAAGATGAATATTATGTTCTGGAGTATCCCACCTGGGTCAATATGGTTGCCATTACAGAAGACAACCAAGTAATTTTCGTGAAGCAGTATCGTCATGGTGCTAGCCAGATTATGGTTGAGCTTCCAGCTGGAGTCGTAGAAGAAAACGAAGACCCCGAAATTGCAGCACGCAGAGAACTTTTGGAAGAAACAGGCTATGCATTCGATGATATTTCATACGTCTGCGAGCTGTACGCAAATCCCGCAACCTCAGGAAATCTAACTTATACCTACCTTCTGACTGGAGGAAGGAAGGTGCAGGAACAAGAACTTGATCCTTCTGAAGACATTGATGTGGTATTGATGGATCTTGAAGATGCCAAACTGTTTCTATTTGACAATAAGATCGGGCAGGCATTACATACCTCTGCTCTATTCTATACATTAAAAAAGTTAGGCAAGCTATAA
- a CDS encoding phospho-sugar mutase, whose translation MDNLDKDTQARIDQWLTSEYDKDTVAKVQELVDNNQETELLDSFYKELEFGTGGLRGIMGVGSNRMNKYTIGKATQGLANYLKKQFPDQEIKVAVSYDSRNNSQEFGHLVADVFSANEFQVYLFKELRPTPILSFAVRHFKCQGGVMLTASHNPKEYNGYKAYWNDGGQLVAPHDEEVITEVNKIKSVKDIKFDRNEKNIHLVDEDFDQIYIDANLKLSIHPEAVKSQKDLKIVYSPIHGTGITIVPKMLEAWGFTNITVVDEQAKPDGNFPTVVYPNPEEEDAMSMAMRKGEEIDADVVMATDPDADRVGVAVKLPSGEFQLINGNQIGSLLTYYVLSSKKDLGQLKDNQYIVKTIVTSNLFSDIAKSFDVKTYETLTGFKFIGEVMTKLEGKETYLVGGEESYGFLVGDLVRDKDAVNSCAFIAEMTAYFKSQGKSLYDVLIKLYLDYGYYKEKLISLTKKGKAGADEIKQMMADLRANLPKTLGSIEVTEVRDYESSEATDMATGKKSKIDLPKSDVLQFITKDGDVISARPSGTEPKIKFYCSVRENLEFTTELGQISNRLDDKVREMMADIVKD comes from the coding sequence ATGGATAATTTAGATAAAGACACACAAGCAAGAATTGACCAGTGGCTGACTTCAGAATATGATAAAGACACGGTCGCTAAAGTCCAAGAGTTAGTGGACAATAACCAAGAGACAGAACTCTTAGATTCTTTCTACAAAGAATTAGAGTTCGGAACAGGAGGACTTAGAGGCATTATGGGTGTTGGTTCAAATAGAATGAACAAATATACCATTGGCAAGGCAACACAAGGATTAGCGAATTATTTGAAAAAACAATTCCCTGACCAAGAAATCAAAGTGGCAGTATCCTATGATAGCAGGAACAATTCCCAAGAATTTGGTCATTTGGTTGCCGATGTTTTCTCCGCAAATGAGTTTCAGGTCTATTTATTTAAAGAATTAAGACCTACCCCAATATTATCTTTTGCGGTGCGCCATTTCAAATGTCAGGGAGGAGTGATGCTAACAGCTTCACACAACCCAAAAGAATACAATGGCTATAAAGCATATTGGAATGACGGTGGCCAGCTGGTAGCACCTCATGACGAAGAGGTTATTACTGAAGTCAATAAAATCAAATCTGTTAAGGACATTAAATTTGACAGAAACGAAAAGAATATCCATTTGGTGGATGAGGACTTTGATCAAATCTACATTGATGCAAACCTGAAACTAAGCATTCATCCGGAGGCTGTAAAATCACAGAAAGACCTTAAAATTGTCTATTCTCCAATTCACGGAACTGGTATAACCATTGTCCCTAAAATGCTTGAGGCTTGGGGTTTTACGAACATTACGGTTGTTGATGAGCAGGCTAAACCGGACGGGAATTTTCCAACGGTGGTTTATCCAAATCCAGAGGAAGAAGATGCGATGTCAATGGCCATGAGAAAAGGCGAAGAAATCGATGCGGATGTTGTCATGGCAACAGACCCTGACGCTGACCGCGTAGGGGTAGCTGTAAAATTGCCTTCGGGAGAATTCCAACTCATCAATGGTAATCAAATCGGAAGTTTATTGACCTATTATGTACTTTCAAGCAAAAAAGACCTCGGTCAATTAAAGGATAACCAATACATCGTTAAAACCATTGTAACGTCTAACCTATTCTCAGATATTGCCAAATCTTTTGATGTTAAAACTTATGAAACATTAACGGGCTTTAAGTTCATCGGAGAGGTGATGACCAAGTTGGAAGGCAAGGAGACTTATTTGGTTGGTGGAGAAGAAAGTTATGGATTCCTGGTAGGTGATTTGGTCAGAGATAAAGATGCGGTAAATTCATGTGCATTTATTGCTGAAATGACAGCATATTTCAAAAGCCAAGGAAAATCTCTTTATGATGTTTTGATTAAGCTATACCTAGATTACGGTTATTACAAAGAAAAGCTGATATCATTAACGAAAAAAGGAAAAGCTGGTGCGGATGAAATCAAACAGATGATGGCAGACCTTCGAGCAAATCTTCCTAAGACTTTGGGATCAATTGAAGTAACCGAAGTTAGAGATTATGAAAGCAGCGAAGCTACAGACATGGCCACTGGTAAAAAATCTAAAATTGACTTACCGAAGTCTGATGTGTTACAATTTATCACAAAAGATGGTGACGTAATTTCCGCAAGACCTTCAGGTACGGAGCCGAAAATAAAATTCTATTGTTCAGTAAGGGAAAATCTTGAATTTACCACTGAATTAGGACAGATTTCTAACCGCCTAGATGACAAGGTCAGAGAGATGATGGCAGATATTGTGAAGGATTAA
- a CDS encoding SDR family oxidoreductase has product MSVQGALQKDALKGKTVVVTGGGTGLGKAMSTYFSELGANVVITSRKLEVLEETAKEIQNKTGYPVLPVACDIRNTEEIKLVREKAIQLFGRVDVLVNNAAGNFISPTERLSANAFSTIIDIVLKGTVNCTLEFGKHWIENKQAANVLNIVTTYAFTGSGYVVPSAVAKGGVVTLTKSLAVEWGKYGIRHNAIAPGPFPTKGAWDRLLPGELAQKFDFKNRVPLKRVGEHQELENLAAFLISDFAGYINGEIISIDGGEWLQGAGQMNGMEAIPAEMWDTIEQTIRKNNK; this is encoded by the coding sequence ATGAGCGTACAAGGAGCTTTACAGAAAGATGCATTAAAAGGCAAAACAGTAGTCGTAACAGGTGGTGGAACTGGCTTGGGTAAGGCGATGTCGACTTATTTTTCCGAGTTGGGAGCCAATGTGGTTATTACCAGTAGAAAACTCGAAGTCCTTGAAGAAACCGCAAAAGAGATACAAAATAAAACAGGATATCCTGTTTTACCAGTTGCATGTGACATCCGCAATACGGAAGAAATTAAGCTGGTCCGAGAAAAAGCAATCCAACTCTTTGGAAGGGTAGATGTATTGGTAAACAATGCTGCTGGGAATTTTATATCACCAACTGAAAGACTGTCAGCAAACGCTTTTTCAACGATTATTGACATTGTCCTGAAGGGTACAGTTAACTGTACTTTGGAATTTGGAAAACATTGGATTGAAAACAAACAAGCAGCAAATGTTTTGAACATAGTCACGACCTATGCCTTTACGGGCTCAGGTTATGTCGTTCCTTCGGCTGTGGCAAAAGGAGGGGTAGTGACACTTACGAAATCATTGGCCGTAGAATGGGGTAAATATGGCATCCGTCATAATGCAATTGCACCAGGACCTTTCCCTACCAAAGGTGCTTGGGACAGGCTCCTTCCTGGAGAATTGGCGCAGAAATTCGACTTTAAAAATAGAGTCCCTTTGAAACGCGTGGGTGAACACCAAGAATTGGAAAACTTGGCAGCTTTCTTGATATCTGATTTTGCTGGCTATATTAATGGCGAGATAATCAGCATTGATGGTGGAGAATGGTTGCAAGGAGCAGGTCAAATGAATGGAATGGAAGCAATCCCAGCAGAAATGTGGGACACTATAGAACAAACTATCCGGAAAAACAACAAATAA